One region of Niallia sp. Man26 genomic DNA includes:
- a CDS encoding lysophospholipid acyltransferase family protein, which produces MYTFTSNFANIVLKIFGRSEAINKDKLPKDTGYVVACSHIGWIDVVALGTSLLPKQIHFMAKKELFTKPNAAKFLNSINAFPVDRENPGPSSIKTPVKLLKEKKIVGIFPSGTRTSEDVPLKRGAATIANLAKVPIVPAAYSGPTDLKGLLKGNKIRVMFGDPILLQKEDGSRKDVAELTQEMTDVMASLQLQLDARGKKQ; this is translated from the coding sequence ATGTATACATTCACAAGTAATTTTGCCAATATTGTTTTAAAAATATTTGGGCGCAGTGAGGCGATAAACAAGGATAAACTGCCAAAGGATACAGGTTATGTTGTTGCCTGCTCTCATATTGGCTGGATCGATGTTGTGGCACTTGGAACATCACTATTGCCGAAACAGATTCACTTCATGGCAAAAAAAGAGCTGTTCACAAAGCCTAATGCTGCCAAGTTTCTTAACAGCATTAACGCCTTTCCAGTAGACCGGGAAAATCCTGGGCCTAGCAGTATTAAGACGCCTGTTAAACTGTTGAAAGAGAAGAAAATCGTCGGCATCTTTCCAAGCGGGACAAGAACGTCCGAGGATGTTCCGCTGAAAAGAGGAGCAGCAACAATCGCCAATCTTGCTAAAGTGCCGATTGTGCCAGCAGCTTACAGCGGTCCGACAGATCTTAAGGGATTGCTAAAAGGAAATAAAATTAGAGTAATGTTCGGCGATCCGATTTTACTGCAAAAGGAAGACGGCTCGAGAAAAGATGTTGCGGAGCTGACGCAAGA
- a CDS encoding DUF6449 domain-containing protein, giving the protein MPSKKPLYYKQLYLLIFRNVGWIGILSFLVLFFAIPMHLVLLDKKEYKEWGNNIVFEQIFDVIPEIQMGVLLLTPILLGIFLFRYIQNKAFSDLMHSLPVSRKFLFHFFTWNGFIVLVLPVVLNGLILMAAYSIFDLGIFISIKSIWSWIGIFTVYTSVIYFACIFVGMLTGLSITQGLFTALFLLFPAGVIFMVFYNFSTYVYGFPLEKYISDKLIYLSPILAPAIIYSNYSDLKVCIAYIVVSVIFYVAAMLLYKRRNAETVYQTLTFRNLRGLFKYTVTICFMLLAGLYFQVMNNGIGFHLFGLLIGSLIGYLIGEMFIQKSWRVFNRLKGYAYFFIAVVIVAGVSPFLINKYEQYIPEVNDIKSVAINDSMTYTDEAMKKLSSSENMEKVIEMQRELIKTQNTVEIYGESVIPLTIEYKLNNNKKVTRTYTINQDDYSKWLKPIYESKEYKQQVYDFESQTNITEVTLEFSYEGGAITITNPEELKGFLSALTADKQKESYEDMKTRYISSASISILKENDENNYNYYDSFITLKDKQTIAWLKKHGYHNELTIKPEFVEKVVVFKARDLGIDINRDYDYVPENIEEELDKLSNKVEVNTESLQKEIISTYSYGKEKYAVYVKTRDQYGLEVNYITEENLPESIKNSLEK; this is encoded by the coding sequence ATGCCATCAAAGAAACCTTTATATTATAAGCAATTATATCTATTAATCTTCCGCAATGTCGGCTGGATTGGTATTCTTTCTTTTTTAGTCTTGTTTTTTGCGATACCAATGCATCTAGTTCTCTTAGACAAAAAGGAATACAAAGAATGGGGAAATAACATAGTATTTGAACAGATTTTCGATGTCATTCCAGAGATTCAAATGGGTGTCTTATTGTTGACTCCTATCTTGCTTGGCATTTTTCTGTTTCGTTATATACAAAATAAAGCATTTAGCGATTTAATGCACAGCTTGCCTGTCAGCAGAAAGTTCCTGTTTCATTTTTTTACTTGGAACGGCTTTATTGTGTTAGTTTTACCAGTAGTTTTAAATGGTTTAATTCTAATGGCAGCTTATTCAATTTTTGATCTAGGAATATTTATTTCTATTAAAAGTATTTGGAGCTGGATTGGCATTTTTACTGTTTATACATCGGTAATATATTTTGCTTGTATCTTTGTCGGCATGCTTACAGGTTTATCCATTACTCAAGGATTGTTTACAGCTCTTTTTCTGCTATTTCCAGCAGGAGTTATCTTTATGGTTTTTTATAACTTCAGCACCTATGTGTATGGTTTTCCTCTCGAAAAATATATCTCTGACAAATTAATATATTTGTCACCGATACTGGCACCAGCCATCATCTACAGCAATTATTCAGACTTAAAGGTTTGTATAGCTTATATTGTCGTATCAGTCATTTTTTATGTGGCTGCAATGCTTCTTTACAAAAGACGCAATGCTGAAACTGTATATCAGACCTTGACATTCCGTAACTTGAGAGGATTGTTTAAGTACACAGTCACGATTTGCTTTATGCTTTTGGCTGGTTTGTATTTTCAAGTGATGAATAACGGCATCGGTTTTCATCTGTTTGGTCTTTTAATCGGCTCATTAATTGGCTATTTGATTGGTGAAATGTTTATCCAAAAATCATGGCGAGTATTCAACCGCCTAAAAGGATATGCTTATTTCTTTATTGCAGTAGTAATTGTGGCAGGAGTTTCACCATTCTTAATTAACAAATATGAACAATACATTCCAGAAGTGAATGACATTAAAAGCGTAGCTATAAATGACAGTATGACGTATACAGATGAGGCAATGAAGAAACTGTCTTCTTCAGAAAACATGGAAAAAGTTATAGAGATGCAACGTGAATTGATTAAAACACAAAACACAGTAGAAATATATGGGGAAAGTGTAATACCGCTGACAATAGAATATAAGCTCAACAATAATAAGAAAGTGACAAGAACATACACAATTAATCAAGATGATTATAGTAAATGGCTTAAGCCGATTTATGAATCAAAGGAATATAAGCAGCAAGTGTATGATTTTGAGTCACAAACGAATATTACAGAGGTAACGCTCGAATTTTCTTATGAAGGCGGAGCTATTACCATAACTAATCCCGAAGAACTTAAAGGCTTTTTGTCTGCGTTAACTGCTGACAAGCAGAAAGAGTCATATGAAGATATGAAAACCAGATATATTTCTTCTGCAAGTATTTCTATCCTAAAAGAGAATGATGAAAATAATTACAATTATTATGATAGTTTTATAACCTTAAAAGATAAACAAACGATTGCATGGTTAAAAAAGCATGGATATCATAATGAACTGACCATCAAACCGGAATTTGTTGAAAAAGTTGTTGTGTTTAAAGCTCGTGATTTAGGGATTGATATTAACCGTGATTATGATTATGTTCCTGAAAATATTGAAGAAGAACTAGATAAGCTTTCAAATAAAGTAGAAGTAAATACAGAAAGCTTACAAAAAGAGATTATTTCAACCTATTCTTATGGGAAAGAAAAATATGCCGTATATGTAAAGACAAGAGATCAATATGGATTAGAAGTAAATTACATTACGGAAGAAAACTTACCAGAAAGTATTAAAAATAGTCTGGAAAAATAA
- a CDS encoding histidinol-phosphatase HisJ family protein, protein MQYYTDYHHHSNHSFDSKADMEEICQSAIHNGVHEICFTEHFSVNPNAPTFGHMEWEKYLNDINKCKELFKGKLTIKLGIELCEPHQMMDSYHRVLSPIPFDFILGSVHNLGGTTLRKFMNAHPEKDIYEDYFLELKEMVKNADIDVIAHFDLMKRYAFSTRGLYDFTKHKDLIADILTIAINREIGLEINTSGLRTSLELSMPHDDILKLYKELGGQLLTIGSDSHHAATAGAGFKEGIELAKACGFTHFYTYSLRKPTAVKIG, encoded by the coding sequence ATGCAATATTATACCGATTATCATCATCACTCCAATCATTCCTTTGATTCCAAAGCCGATATGGAGGAAATTTGCCAAAGCGCAATCCATAATGGCGTTCATGAAATCTGTTTTACAGAACATTTTTCTGTCAACCCGAACGCGCCTACCTTTGGGCACATGGAGTGGGAAAAGTATTTAAACGATATTAATAAATGCAAGGAACTGTTTAAAGGAAAACTCACGATAAAGCTCGGGATTGAATTATGTGAACCTCATCAAATGATGGACAGCTATCATCGTGTGCTGTCACCAATACCTTTTGATTTCATATTAGGATCTGTCCATAATTTAGGTGGCACAACCCTTAGAAAGTTTATGAATGCACATCCTGAAAAGGATATATACGAAGACTATTTCCTTGAACTAAAGGAAATGGTTAAAAATGCGGATATTGATGTTATCGCCCATTTTGACTTAATGAAACGCTATGCTTTTTCTACAAGAGGTTTATATGACTTTACTAAGCATAAAGACTTAATCGCTGACATTTTGACAATCGCCATCAACAGGGAAATCGGTCTTGAAATTAATACATCCGGCTTAAGAACAAGCCTTGAGCTCTCTATGCCACATGATGACATCTTAAAGCTGTATAAAGAATTAGGCGGACAGCTTCTGACAATCGGTTCTGATTCCCATCATGCCGCAACAGCAGGCGCGGGTTTTAAAGAAGGAATCGAGCTTGCAAAGGCATGTGGATTTACCCACTTCTACACATATTCTTTGCGTAAGCCGACCGCTGTTAAAATTGGCTGA
- a CDS encoding sugar-binding transcriptional regulator, with amino-acid sequence MYYNDGWTQAQIAQKLGVSRPVISKLLQRAKDEGIVKIYIKDESVHTVELERKLEQYFDLADAVVVPNNGLSAERAKREVGQAGASYISNNMKDVKSIGISWGETLANLVQEYPFERKEDITVVPLEGGMGVKQVQIHANQLANELAKKLQSTCAYLYAPAIVETEELKQRLMGMEDIQTVLEIGRNVDVALIGIGNPFDDSTLLRLGYLQENDLAQLRDVGAIGDIGFRFFDQNGKPINDSLNTKVIGITLEEFKGIKNVIAVVEGEHKVASILGALQGKFIDVLITDELTANAIIKNIT; translated from the coding sequence ATGTACTATAATGACGGCTGGACACAAGCACAAATTGCCCAAAAACTAGGTGTTTCAAGACCAGTTATTTCAAAGTTATTGCAAAGGGCAAAGGATGAAGGAATCGTTAAGATATATATAAAGGATGAAAGTGTGCACACTGTAGAATTAGAAAGAAAGCTGGAGCAATATTTTGACCTAGCAGATGCAGTGGTTGTTCCTAATAATGGGCTATCGGCAGAAAGAGCAAAACGGGAAGTAGGTCAAGCGGGGGCCAGCTATATTTCTAACAATATGAAAGACGTTAAAAGTATTGGAATCTCTTGGGGAGAAACGTTAGCTAATCTCGTACAGGAGTATCCTTTTGAGCGAAAAGAAGATATTACCGTTGTTCCATTAGAAGGAGGGATGGGAGTTAAACAAGTACAAATCCATGCAAACCAACTGGCAAACGAATTAGCGAAAAAACTCCAAAGTACATGTGCCTATTTGTATGCACCCGCCATTGTCGAAACAGAAGAACTAAAACAGCGGCTGATGGGGATGGAGGATATTCAAACAGTTTTAGAAATAGGCAGGAATGTAGATGTTGCTCTCATCGGAATCGGAAATCCTTTTGATGATTCAACATTATTGAGACTAGGATATTTACAAGAAAATGACCTTGCCCAACTTCGAGACGTAGGTGCAATCGGCGATATCGGCTTCCGCTTTTTCGATCAAAACGGGAAGCCTATCAATGATTCGTTAAATACAAAAGTAATCGGCATTACGTTGGAAGAGTTTAAAGGAATCAAAAATGTAATTGCAGTTGTGGAAGGGGAACATAAAGTTGCAAGTATATTAGGGGCATTACAGGGCAAGTTTATTGATGTATTGATTACCGATGAATTAACTGCAAATGCTATTATAAAAAACATAACGTGA
- the manA gene encoding mannose-6-phosphate isomerase, class I — MNFEPLFFNPIFMDRIWGGTELRSFGYDIPTETTGECWAFSAHPNGQSVVKNGQFAGKTLGELWEYNRELFGNAEGDRFPLLTKILDANQDLSVQVHPNDEYAKVHENGELGKTECWYIVDCKEGAEIIFGHHAQTKEELASMITENKWTELLNKVPVKKGDFFFVPSGTIHAIGEGIIILETQQNSDTTYRVYDYDRKDANGNTRELHVEQSVAVTTVPHKADEYDVKVKTNGDLTATTFIECPYFSVEKWELQGSSINNQTKLFLLCSVIEGEGSIKKDSAVYPFKTGDHFLLPSDFGSFELEGSSELIVSYL; from the coding sequence ATGAATTTTGAACCGCTATTTTTTAATCCGATCTTTATGGACCGTATTTGGGGAGGAACGGAGCTTCGCAGCTTCGGCTACGATATACCGACAGAAACTACAGGTGAATGCTGGGCTTTTTCTGCTCATCCAAATGGACAGAGCGTTGTTAAAAACGGCCAGTTTGCTGGTAAGACTCTAGGTGAATTATGGGAATACAACCGTGAGCTATTTGGAAATGCCGAAGGAGACCGTTTTCCTTTACTGACAAAAATTTTGGATGCCAATCAAGATTTATCTGTCCAAGTGCACCCGAATGATGAATATGCAAAAGTTCATGAAAATGGAGAGCTAGGAAAAACAGAATGCTGGTATATTGTAGACTGCAAGGAAGGTGCTGAAATTATTTTTGGCCACCATGCTCAAACAAAAGAAGAATTAGCCAGCATGATTACTGAAAATAAATGGACTGAGCTGCTGAATAAAGTGCCAGTTAAAAAAGGTGATTTCTTCTTCGTGCCAAGTGGGACTATTCACGCAATTGGCGAAGGCATAATTATACTGGAAACACAGCAAAATTCCGATACAACCTACCGTGTTTATGATTATGACAGGAAGGATGCAAACGGCAATACTAGAGAGCTGCATGTTGAACAGTCAGTTGCTGTTACAACAGTTCCTCATAAAGCGGACGAGTATGATGTGAAGGTAAAAACAAATGGTGACTTAACAGCAACCACCTTTATTGAGTGCCCTTACTTTTCTGTTGAGAAATGGGAACTACAAGGTTCGAGCATAAACAATCAGACAAAACTATTTCTTCTATGCAGTGTCATTGAAGGGGAAGGCAGCATTAAAAAAGATTCTGCTGTTTATCCGTTTAAAACAGGCGATCACTTCCTACTGCCTAGCGATTTTGGCAGCTTTGAACTGGAAGGAAGCAGTGAATTGATAGTTTCTTATCTATAA
- a CDS encoding GntR family transcriptional regulator, with protein MFELDIRSRTPIYEQLVEKLIELIVTGVLKADEQLPSVRTMATQLTINPNTIQKAYRELEVRGYIYSVQGKGSFVKASEFVQDDSKIKEALERLEKAVKEALYLGIQPEDLLMHIRKLIN; from the coding sequence ATGTTTGAACTGGATATAAGAAGCAGGACACCTATCTATGAACAACTGGTGGAAAAGTTGATCGAGCTGATTGTGACAGGAGTGCTGAAGGCTGATGAACAGCTTCCATCTGTTCGAACGATGGCGACACAGCTGACGATTAATCCGAATACCATCCAAAAGGCTTATCGTGAGCTCGAAGTAAGAGGCTACATCTATTCCGTTCAAGGAAAGGGCAGCTTTGTGAAGGCTTCTGAGTTCGTTCAAGATGACAGCAAAATAAAAGAGGCGCTAGAGAGGTTGGAAAAAGCGGTGAAAGAAGCATTGTACTTAGGCATTCAGCCTGAGGATTTGCTTATGCATATCAGGAAATTGATTAATTAA
- a CDS encoding substrate-binding domain-containing protein: MRKLHKQLAAGAMVLSISLLSACSQDTVKETAKIKLSQDDSKVYVGFSLDTLAEERWYKDKDAFETTVKELGGEVKTLAANGVDSVQIKQAELLIAEGVDVLVVVPHNAEVSAEIVEIAHKADVKVISYDRLIKNADVDYYISYDNKKVGQLQAQEILKKQNKGNFAYIGGAETDNNAILFREGAMDVLKPYIDKGQIKLVYDQYTAEWKPETAESNMKQALKANKNDIQAVIAANDGTAGGVINALNASGLKIPVSGQDAEVDGIKRILAGTQTMTVYKPIQAIAENAANIAMKAGNQEKIETTTTVNNGKIDVPAILLDPVAVTKGNIEDTVIKDNFINKDDLE; encoded by the coding sequence ATGCGTAAACTGCATAAACAACTAGCAGCAGGAGCAATGGTACTAAGCATTTCCCTTCTGTCCGCCTGCTCTCAAGATACAGTTAAGGAAACAGCTAAAATAAAGCTTTCACAAGATGATAGTAAAGTTTATGTCGGCTTCTCTCTCGATACTCTCGCAGAAGAACGCTGGTATAAAGATAAAGATGCTTTTGAAACGACTGTTAAGGAGCTTGGCGGTGAGGTGAAAACACTTGCTGCCAACGGGGTTGACAGTGTGCAGATTAAACAGGCTGAATTGTTGATTGCAGAAGGTGTTGATGTTTTAGTCGTTGTACCTCATAATGCCGAAGTATCTGCTGAGATAGTGGAAATAGCTCATAAGGCAGATGTTAAAGTAATATCTTATGACCGATTAATTAAAAATGCTGATGTTGATTATTATATTTCTTATGATAATAAAAAAGTCGGCCAGCTGCAGGCACAAGAAATTTTGAAAAAACAAAATAAAGGGAATTTTGCTTATATCGGCGGTGCTGAGACAGACAATAACGCCATCCTCTTCAGAGAAGGAGCTATGGACGTGCTGAAGCCGTATATAGATAAAGGACAAATTAAGCTTGTATATGATCAATATACAGCTGAATGGAAGCCAGAAACAGCCGAGAGCAACATGAAGCAAGCTTTAAAAGCTAATAAAAATGACATTCAGGCAGTTATCGCAGCAAATGACGGCACTGCCGGCGGTGTTATTAATGCCTTAAACGCAAGCGGCTTAAAGATTCCAGTATCCGGCCAAGATGCAGAGGTTGACGGAATTAAACGCATCCTTGCAGGAACACAAACAATGACAGTCTATAAACCGATTCAAGCAATTGCAGAAAATGCTGCAAATATCGCGATGAAGGCGGGGAATCAGGAAAAAATCGAAACAACAACAACAGTGAACAACGGCAAAATCGACGTTCCAGCAATCCTCCTCGATCCAGTAGCAGTCACTAAAGGCAATATAGAGGATACAGTAATCAAGGATAATTTTATTAACAAGGATGACTTAGAATAA
- a CDS encoding ABC transporter ATP-binding protein, with amino-acid sequence MIELKQVVKRIDKDIILDHMSLNIRKGSIYGLLGSNGAGKTTILKMIAGIYKQEEGTVTVDGEMVFENTSLKQKMFFIADYPSFLPHYTTKQMASFYKEQFSNWNDELFNKMGDQLAIDKNKKIHHFSKGVQRQIAFWLAFSTQPEILILDEPFDGLDPVIRSKVKKLIVNQVAENEMTVIISSHNLSEVEDLCDHISIIHKGKCLIENDIDDIKLDFHKIQVAFSEQGAKELLKDSLDIVHFEQRGSVSMLIIKGDREAIVKQIELLSPLLLDILPLTLEEIFIYQMEELDYAIKETFIL; translated from the coding sequence ATGATTGAATTAAAACAAGTCGTAAAGCGCATTGATAAGGATATCATTCTCGACCATATGAGTTTGAATATACGAAAAGGTAGCATTTATGGACTGCTTGGCTCCAACGGGGCAGGAAAAACAACAATCTTAAAAATGATAGCGGGAATTTATAAGCAGGAAGAAGGAACGGTAACAGTAGATGGAGAGATGGTATTTGAAAATACTTCCCTGAAACAGAAGATGTTCTTTATTGCAGACTATCCTTCTTTTTTACCGCATTATACAACAAAACAAATGGCTTCTTTTTACAAGGAACAGTTCTCCAATTGGAATGATGAATTATTCAATAAAATGGGAGATCAGCTAGCTATAGACAAAAATAAAAAAATCCATCATTTTTCCAAAGGTGTACAAAGACAGATCGCTTTTTGGCTTGCTTTCTCCACACAGCCGGAAATTTTAATATTAGATGAGCCTTTTGACGGCTTGGATCCTGTTATACGTTCGAAAGTAAAGAAACTAATCGTAAACCAAGTCGCAGAAAATGAAATGACGGTTATCATTTCTTCTCATAATCTCTCAGAAGTGGAAGATTTATGTGACCATATCAGCATTATTCATAAAGGAAAATGTTTGATTGAAAATGATATTGATGATATAAAGCTTGATTTCCACAAAATCCAAGTCGCTTTTTCCGAACAAGGTGCAAAAGAATTATTGAAAGATTCTTTAGACATTGTTCATTTTGAACAGCGCGGAAGTGTCAGCATGCTTATCATTAAAGGAGATAGAGAAGCAATTGTCAAACAGATTGAGCTATTATCGCCCTTATTGCTGGATATCTTGCCTCTTACATTAGAAGAGATTTTTATTTATCAAATGGAGGAATTAGATTATGCCATCAAAGAAACCTTTATATTATAA
- a CDS encoding methyl-accepting chemotaxis protein, whose translation MTEKFKFKNLRIGYKYGIVFLLTLVLFITSISITFVSLNKMSKNNDEVSSKNELSINTMELVALFQEKNTQIPLYFLDANDQKLDEYLELSKKFTATALKVESSIEGEEAKKIYLQLIENNQKIDEIFFNSVVPNVKDFNTTAYKELEKEITELKVKVTDEGEQLNKLVAAENNQSITALKALVSRTSLLVGVLTVVTIVVSSAILIIISRRVQSQLKHVIEVSDSIANGKLAIAPLAEDSSDEIGQLSKSINKMGSSLKETIHGISGMSTNLDSRSMEVSEAAVEVSETIDMMTTTVMELVEGVNVQADAASTIAANMQDFNHQIAEADENANELVKTSAAVTTSSKEGSRLMHLSLEQMHTINTVVTSSVKKMKELESNTANITELVTFIKSIAEQTNLLSLNASIEAARAGEAGKGFSVVAEEVRKLAVQTSDSINDITGLVTAIRENSIESLTQLEKGYEEVNKGAEQIKLTESSFNEILAGIANLTDKTMNISEIIKEFSKTSTGISTSVEQIAAVSEESAASFEEVSASMMQQNDMMTSITANFKEITQMVDDMNNMIQKFELEKEEKGHA comes from the coding sequence TTGACAGAAAAATTTAAATTCAAAAATCTTAGAATAGGCTATAAATATGGAATTGTGTTTTTGTTGACACTTGTATTATTTATCACTTCTATATCAATAACCTTTGTATCCTTAAATAAGATGTCCAAAAACAACGATGAAGTAAGCAGCAAAAACGAGCTAAGTATTAACACAATGGAGTTAGTGGCGTTATTTCAAGAGAAAAATACGCAAATACCGCTTTATTTTCTTGATGCAAACGATCAAAAACTTGATGAATACTTAGAATTAAGTAAAAAGTTTACAGCGACTGCACTTAAAGTCGAGAGTAGTATAGAAGGCGAAGAAGCGAAAAAAATATATTTACAGCTGATTGAAAATAACCAAAAAATTGATGAAATATTTTTCAACTCTGTTGTTCCGAACGTGAAGGACTTTAATACAACAGCATATAAAGAATTGGAAAAAGAAATCACAGAGTTAAAAGTAAAGGTAACAGATGAAGGGGAGCAGTTGAACAAGCTTGTCGCTGCAGAAAATAATCAGTCAATAACTGCATTAAAAGCCCTTGTAAGCAGAACTAGCTTGCTTGTCGGCGTATTGACTGTTGTGACAATTGTAGTTTCCAGTGCTATTTTAATCATCATCTCAAGAAGAGTACAAAGTCAGTTAAAACATGTCATTGAGGTAAGCGATTCCATCGCAAATGGAAAGCTCGCTATTGCACCACTTGCGGAAGATTCCAGTGATGAAATTGGTCAATTATCCAAATCTATTAATAAAATGGGCTCAAGTTTAAAAGAGACAATACATGGTATTTCTGGGATGTCGACAAATCTTGATTCAAGAAGTATGGAAGTATCAGAAGCAGCTGTTGAGGTAAGCGAAACAATTGATATGATGACAACGACAGTAATGGAGCTAGTAGAAGGGGTCAATGTCCAGGCAGATGCAGCCTCAACGATTGCCGCAAATATGCAAGATTTCAATCATCAAATTGCCGAAGCAGATGAAAATGCAAATGAATTAGTAAAAACATCCGCGGCTGTTACAACGTCAAGCAAAGAGGGAAGCAGACTGATGCATTTGTCCTTAGAACAGATGCATACGATTAATACAGTTGTAACAAGCAGCGTTAAGAAAATGAAAGAGCTTGAAAGCAATACAGCTAATATTACTGAACTTGTCACATTTATTAAATCAATTGCAGAGCAAACAAACTTGCTGTCCTTAAATGCCTCGATTGAAGCAGCAAGAGCAGGGGAAGCTGGCAAAGGTTTTTCTGTAGTGGCAGAGGAAGTGCGTAAGTTGGCTGTGCAAACTTCTGATTCTATTAATGATATTACAGGATTAGTAACAGCCATTCGGGAAAACAGTATTGAATCTCTGACTCAGCTTGAAAAAGGGTATGAGGAAGTAAACAAAGGAGCAGAACAAATTAAATTAACGGAAAGCTCCTTTAATGAAATCCTGGCAGGCATTGCTAATCTGACAGATAAAACGATGAACATTTCTGAAATCATTAAAGAATTCAGCAAAACGAGCACAGGCATAAGTACATCTGTTGAGCAGATTGCAGCTGTGTCGGAAGAATCAGCAGCGTCCTTTGAAGAAGTTTCTGCTTCGATGATGCAGCAAAATGATATGATGACAAGCATTACGGCAAACTTTAAAGAAATTACGCAAATGGTAGATGATATGAACAATATGATTCAAAAATTTGAACTAGAGAAGGAGGAAAAGGGACATGCGTAA
- a CDS encoding bh protein, whose protein sequence is MEITKLDVFLYCSHCQDETLHSVQYLNHKISSTECTNCHRKLDMHLNPKRELYKEIYKRIVTKPTRLTQEYRDDLNKFLGEFPKRALSKPYRLKRYMDETRTALKKFKDGN, encoded by the coding sequence ATGGAAATCACAAAATTAGATGTCTTCCTATATTGTTCACATTGTCAAGATGAAACTCTGCACAGTGTTCAATATTTAAACCATAAAATCTCTAGTACAGAGTGTACAAATTGCCACCGTAAACTTGATATGCATTTGAATCCGAAAAGAGAGCTATATAAAGAAATATATAAACGAATTGTTACAAAACCTACTAGACTAACCCAAGAATACAGAGATGATTTAAATAAATTTCTTGGAGAATTTCCAAAACGTGCGCTAAGCAAACCATATCGACTTAAAAGATATATGGATGAAACAAGAACGGCATTAAAGAAATTTAAAGACGGCAACTAA
- a CDS encoding alpha/beta hydrolase gives MTIHQRLMWKQEELALSIDYPRNRANKNNHVILICHGLIGSRIGVDRLFVKSAAELVNNGYTVYRFDYAGCGESTGEYGKFGLSDLIAQTKTVIDYACRQEETDEIILLGHSLGGAVTLLQANRDDRVSKLIQWAAVGNPYEDLAKIVGADEVSALTETETIDFYGYPLSGYFFQSMKKYQPLQECTSFNGDVLLLHGNGDSDIPHDYLQEYKRNYEQRANGTAEAFIIENGEHTFSCASHYEQLIEKTVQWLNKQML, from the coding sequence ATGACAATTCATCAAAGGCTAATGTGGAAGCAAGAAGAACTTGCCCTTTCCATCGACTATCCAAGAAACAGAGCTAATAAAAATAATCATGTTATCCTGATTTGCCATGGCTTAATTGGCAGCCGAATTGGAGTGGATCGTCTCTTTGTGAAATCAGCAGCAGAGCTTGTAAATAACGGTTATACTGTGTATCGATTTGATTATGCAGGCTGCGGTGAAAGCACAGGCGAGTACGGCAAATTTGGTTTGAGTGACCTGATTGCTCAAACGAAAACAGTGATAGACTATGCATGCCGACAAGAGGAAACAGACGAAATTATTCTTCTTGGTCACAGTTTAGGAGGCGCTGTAACACTGCTTCAAGCGAACAGAGATGACAGAGTAAGCAAGCTAATCCAGTGGGCAGCCGTTGGAAACCCGTATGAAGATTTAGCGAAAATAGTCGGAGCGGATGAGGTTTCCGCTTTAACAGAAACCGAGACAATCGATTTTTACGGCTATCCACTTTCAGGCTATTTCTTTCAGTCGATGAAAAAGTATCAGCCTTTGCAAGAATGCACCAGCTTTAATGGTGATGTCCTGCTTTTGCATGGCAATGGTGATTCAGATATTCCCCATGATTACCTCCAAGAATATAAACGGAATTACGAACAACGTGCAAATGGCACAGCAGAAGCTTTTATCATAGAAAACGGAGAGCATACTTTTTCTTGTGCCAGTCATTATGAACAACTGATAGAGAAGACAGTTCAATGGCTTAATAAACAAATGTTGTGA